A region from the Simiduia sp. 21SJ11W-1 genome encodes:
- the argA gene encoding amino-acid N-acetyltransferase, whose translation MTQENNHTLAQQYVDWFRDSSPYINAHRGKTFVLMLPGEAVRHSNFHNIIYDIALLNSLGVRLVIVHGSRPQIQERLELDEMASHFHESLRITDPEAMTAIIQAAGEVRVDIEAALSTGLPNSPMHGAQIQAISGNFVTGMPMGVINGTDLQFTGKVRRINTKTMQQALDLGAILIVSPLGYSPTGEVFNLSFAEVATQVAVNLNADKIVSFVEGRGVEDETGGLIREFMLHEAEQYLNSPNSRPAHGSRLALTACYQACTQGVPRAQIVSFSEDGAFLKELFTRDGSGSMVYRDNYEQLRTATIDDVGGIIELIEPLERAGVLVRRSREMLETEIEKFFVMEKDGTVLACAALYPYATGKAELACVVTHPGYQKGGRAAKLLAQLERQAIRAGIRELFVLTTQTAHWFLEQGFVQGDINALPDEKQSLYNYQRKSKIFVKRLAP comes from the coding sequence ATGACCCAGGAAAATAATCACACACTCGCGCAGCAGTATGTCGACTGGTTTCGCGACTCCTCGCCTTACATCAACGCCCACAGGGGTAAAACCTTTGTGCTGATGCTGCCTGGCGAGGCCGTGCGCCACAGCAATTTTCACAACATCATTTACGACATCGCACTGCTCAACAGCCTGGGCGTGCGGCTGGTCATTGTGCACGGCAGCCGCCCGCAAATTCAGGAGCGCCTAGAGCTCGATGAAATGGCCTCGCACTTTCACGAGAGCCTGCGCATCACAGACCCAGAGGCCATGACCGCCATCATTCAGGCCGCCGGCGAAGTGCGGGTAGACATAGAGGCGGCGCTCTCAACTGGCCTGCCCAACTCGCCCATGCACGGTGCGCAAATTCAGGCCATTAGCGGCAATTTTGTCACCGGTATGCCCATGGGCGTGATCAACGGCACCGATTTACAATTCACCGGCAAGGTCAGGCGCATCAACACCAAAACCATGCAGCAGGCGCTGGATTTGGGCGCCATTTTGATTGTATCGCCGCTGGGTTATTCGCCCACGGGCGAGGTGTTTAATCTCTCCTTTGCCGAGGTGGCCACCCAGGTGGCGGTGAATTTAAACGCCGATAAAATTGTAAGCTTCGTGGAGGGTCGCGGCGTTGAAGACGAAACCGGCGGGCTGATTCGGGAATTTATGCTGCACGAGGCCGAGCAATACCTGAACTCCCCCAACAGCCGCCCGGCCCACGGCAGCCGGCTGGCGCTCACCGCCTGCTACCAGGCCTGTACCCAGGGCGTGCCGCGCGCACAAATCGTGTCGTTCAGCGAAGATGGCGCCTTTTTGAAGGAGCTGTTCACCCGCGACGGCTCAGGCTCCATGGTGTACCGCGATAACTACGAGCAACTGCGCACGGCCACCATCGACGACGTGGGCGGCATCATTGAATTGATCGAGCCGCTCGAGCGCGCCGGTGTGTTGGTGCGCCGCTCGCGGGAAATGCTTGAAACCGAAATAGAAAAGTTTTTCGTAATGGAAAAAGACGGCACCGTGCTGGCCTGCGCCGCCCTCTACCCCTACGCCACCGGCAAAGCCGAGCTGGCCTGTGTGGTTACCCACCCCGGCTACCAGAAAGGCGGGCGCGCGGCAAAGCTGCTGGCGCAGCTGGAACGCCAAGCCATTCGCGCCGGCATTCGCGAGCTGTTTGTGCTCACCACC
- the argE gene encoding acetylornithine deacetylase, whose amino-acid sequence MVDIKRYTQELSQLVALPSVSCATPSLDTSNRAVVELLANWLADLGFACELQPLPDQPHKANLIATRGHGPGGLVLAGHTDTVPYDAHSWQQDPFDLTLRDDRLYGLGATDMKGFFPVVLAALRGLDLNKLQAPITVIATADEETSMAGARALALRGGFQARAAIIGEPTALKPIRMHKGIMMEAVHVRGHSGHSSDPALGNNALEAMHQVMGELIRFRRELQAQFSHPGFTVQVPTLNLGCIHGGDNPNRICGDCELQFDLRALPGMNNDELHAQLGARLRPVAEALNVDITLRALFDDVPAFEQPAGSALVRACESFSGQQAVSAAFATEAPFLQSLGMETVVLGPGSIDQAHQPNEFIPMAQLAPATHLLRQLIAHYCH is encoded by the coding sequence ATGGTGGATATCAAGCGCTACACACAGGAATTAAGCCAGCTGGTGGCCCTGCCCTCGGTCAGCTGTGCCACGCCAAGCCTGGATACCAGCAACCGCGCGGTGGTGGAGCTTTTGGCCAACTGGCTGGCAGACCTTGGCTTTGCCTGCGAGCTTCAACCCCTGCCCGATCAGCCCCACAAGGCCAACCTGATTGCCACCCGCGGCCATGGCCCTGGCGGCCTGGTGCTGGCTGGCCACACAGATACCGTGCCCTATGACGCCCACAGCTGGCAGCAAGATCCGTTTGATTTAACCCTGCGCGACGATCGCCTCTACGGCCTGGGCGCCACCGACATGAAAGGGTTCTTCCCGGTGGTGCTGGCAGCCCTGCGCGGGCTGGACCTCAACAAGCTGCAAGCACCTATCACCGTAATTGCCACCGCCGATGAAGAAACCTCCATGGCGGGTGCCCGCGCCCTTGCGCTGCGTGGCGGCTTTCAGGCGCGCGCGGCAATTATTGGCGAGCCCACCGCGCTCAAACCCATTCGCATGCACAAAGGCATCATGATGGAGGCAGTGCATGTGCGCGGGCACAGCGGCCACTCCTCAGACCCTGCGCTTGGCAATAACGCGCTGGAGGCCATGCACCAGGTGATGGGTGAGCTGATACGCTTTCGCAGAGAATTACAGGCGCAGTTTTCACACCCGGGTTTTACCGTGCAGGTGCCCACCTTAAACCTTGGCTGCATTCACGGCGGCGACAACCCCAACCGGATTTGTGGCGATTGCGAGCTGCAATTTGATTTGCGTGCGCTGCCGGGCATGAATAACGATGAGCTGCACGCACAACTTGGGGCACGGCTGCGGCCGGTGGCAGAAGCCTTGAATGTGGATATCACGCTGCGTGCGCTATTTGACGACGTGCCCGCCTTCGAGCAACCGGCCGGGAGCGCGCTGGTGCGCGCCTGTGAATCCTTCTCTGGCCAGCAGGCGGTGAGTGCCGCCTTCGCAACCGAGGCGCCGTTTTTACAAAGCCTCGGCATGGAAACCGTGGTGTTGGGGCCGGGCTCTATTGATCAGGCTCACCAGCCCAACGAGTTTATTCCCATGGCACAATTGGCCCCGGCAACACACCTGTTGCGACAACTCATCGCCCACTACTGCCACTAA
- a CDS encoding PhzF family phenazine biosynthesis protein, with protein MSSVSHLPIYQLDAFTQTRFKGNPAAVIPLDKWLPDDLLQAIAGENNLSETAFFVAKGDGFHLRWFTPTHEVALCGHATLATAEVIFANLKHHLAQVHFHTQSGLLTVGRLADGRLEMDFPAQPVTPVLLSDTEQEHLNAGLGLSCGATFAHEDLLVRCPDEASVRAIKPDPKALAELPYRGIIATAPGTECDFVSRFFAPAVGVDEDPVTGSAHTKLTPYWAEQLGKNLLSARQVSARGGELECELQASRVLLRGYAVQYLEGRIAL; from the coding sequence ATGAGTTCCGTGAGCCACCTGCCAATTTACCAGTTAGATGCCTTCACCCAGACGCGCTTCAAGGGCAACCCCGCGGCGGTGATTCCCCTCGATAAATGGCTACCCGATGACCTGCTGCAGGCCATCGCCGGCGAGAACAACCTCTCTGAAACGGCGTTTTTTGTGGCCAAAGGCGACGGCTTTCACCTGCGCTGGTTTACCCCCACCCACGAAGTTGCCCTGTGCGGCCACGCAACGCTGGCCACGGCGGAGGTAATATTTGCGAACCTCAAGCACCACTTGGCGCAGGTGCACTTTCACACCCAGAGCGGCCTGCTCACGGTTGGGCGCTTGGCAGACGGCCGGCTGGAGATGGATTTCCCCGCCCAGCCGGTAACGCCGGTGCTGTTAAGTGACACCGAACAAGAGCATCTGAACGCGGGGCTTGGGCTTAGCTGTGGTGCCACCTTTGCCCATGAAGACCTGCTGGTACGCTGCCCCGATGAAGCCTCTGTGCGCGCCATCAAACCCGACCCAAAGGCCCTGGCAGAGCTGCCCTACCGCGGCATTATTGCCACGGCACCGGGTACGGAGTGTGATTTTGTCAGCCGGTTTTTCGCACCCGCGGTGGGCGTAGATGAAGACCCGGTAACAGGCTCTGCACACACCAAGCTCACCCCCTATTGGGCCGAGCAGCTGGGTAAAAACCTGCTCAGTGCACGCCAGGTGTCAGCCCGCGGCGGCGAGCTTGAGTGCGAGCTTCAGGCCTCGCGCGTGTTATTGCGTGGCTATGCGGTGCAATACCTCGAGGGCCGGATTGCCCTTTAA
- a CDS encoding inorganic phosphate transporter yields MSVIAEYGHIFIVMACIFGLFMAWGVGANDVANAMGTSVGSKALTIKQAIIIAMVFEFLGAYLAGGEVTATIRKGIIDPSAIADTPELLVYGMMAALLAAGTWLLIASVLGWPVSTTHSIVGAIVGFAVAGISVQAVEWGKVGTIAASWIVSPVLAGTMSFLLFRSVQHLILNTATPLENAKKYVPMYMFFVGFLISMVTLLKGLKHVFKDSGLSLNFLESTGISILVGLLVAGFGIYLLSRVKPVSTEQSRFANVEQVFAILMIFTACSMAFAHGSNDVANAVGPMAAIVSTVKTGAIGAKALMPGWILLVGAIGIVIGLATYGYRVMATIGKKITELTPSRGFAAELGAAGTVVLASGTGLPISTTHTLVGAVLGVGLARGIGALNLRVIGSIFLSWIVTLPAGALLAILFFFTFKGMFS; encoded by the coding sequence ATGTCAGTAATTGCTGAATACGGCCATATTTTCATTGTGATGGCCTGTATCTTTGGTCTGTTCATGGCCTGGGGTGTGGGCGCCAACGACGTTGCCAACGCCATGGGCACCTCGGTGGGCTCCAAAGCCCTGACCATCAAGCAGGCGATCATCATCGCCATGGTGTTTGAGTTTTTAGGCGCCTACCTCGCCGGTGGTGAAGTAACCGCCACTATTCGCAAGGGGATTATCGACCCGAGCGCCATTGCCGACACCCCGGAGCTTCTGGTTTACGGCATGATGGCCGCGCTCTTGGCCGCCGGCACCTGGTTGCTGATTGCCTCGGTACTGGGCTGGCCTGTGTCTACCACCCACTCCATTGTGGGCGCCATTGTGGGCTTTGCCGTGGCCGGTATTTCCGTGCAGGCCGTGGAATGGGGCAAGGTGGGCACCATTGCCGCCTCGTGGATTGTCTCGCCGGTACTGGCCGGCACCATGTCGTTTTTGCTGTTCAGAAGCGTTCAACACCTCATTCTGAACACCGCCACACCGCTTGAGAACGCCAAGAAATATGTGCCTATGTACATGTTCTTCGTGGGCTTTTTAATCAGCATGGTCACCCTGCTGAAGGGCTTGAAACACGTATTCAAAGACAGCGGCCTGTCGCTCAACTTCCTGGAATCCACCGGCATTTCTATTTTGGTGGGCCTATTGGTTGCGGGCTTTGGTATTTACTTGTTGTCGCGCGTGAAGCCTGTGAGCACAGAGCAATCGCGCTTTGCCAACGTTGAGCAAGTGTTTGCCATTCTGATGATTTTCACCGCGTGTTCCATGGCCTTTGCCCACGGTTCAAACGATGTAGCCAACGCCGTAGGCCCCATGGCCGCCATTGTATCCACCGTGAAAACCGGTGCCATTGGCGCCAAGGCGTTAATGCCTGGCTGGATTTTGCTGGTGGGCGCCATTGGTATTGTGATTGGTTTGGCCACTTACGGTTACCGGGTGATGGCCACCATCGGCAAAAAGATTACCGAGCTGACCCCAAGCCGTGGCTTTGCCGCCGAGCTGGGTGCCGCCGGCACTGTGGTGCTGGCCTCTGGCACCGGCCTGCCCATTTCCACCACCCACACGCTGGTGGGTGCGGTATTGGGCGTGGGCCTGGCGCGCGGCATTGGCGCATTGAACCTGCGCGTGATTGGCAGCATTTTCCTGTCGTGGATTGTGACGCTGCCCGCCGGTGCGCTGCTGGCCATTTTGTTCTTCTTTACCTTCAAGGGCATGTTCTCTTAA
- a CDS encoding TIGR00153 family protein, whose product MPSANPFAILFGKSPIKPMQEHMAVVSDAASLLKPFFEAVIANDWTTAESVQHKIHELENEADKLKKDLRLHLPKSLFLPVPRSDLLELLSGQDRIANRAKDIAGIMLGRKMKLPKALGDQMLEFVGSAVETVEQSLKAINELDELLETGFSGREVDIVANMIDELDRLENRADEMEVQIRAALFALESEMPPVDVMFLYRVIDWVGDVADRAQKVGSRLELLLAR is encoded by the coding sequence ATGCCGAGCGCCAACCCTTTTGCCATTTTATTTGGCAAGTCCCCCATCAAGCCCATGCAGGAACACATGGCCGTGGTGAGTGATGCCGCAAGCCTGCTGAAACCCTTCTTCGAGGCGGTGATCGCCAACGACTGGACCACAGCCGAGAGCGTGCAGCACAAGATCCACGAGCTGGAGAACGAAGCCGACAAGCTCAAGAAAGATCTGCGCCTGCACCTGCCCAAAAGCCTGTTCTTGCCCGTGCCCCGCTCGGATTTGCTGGAGCTGCTCTCGGGCCAGGATCGCATTGCCAACCGCGCCAAAGACATCGCCGGCATCATGCTGGGCCGCAAAATGAAGCTGCCCAAAGCACTGGGCGACCAGATGCTGGAGTTTGTGGGCTCGGCGGTGGAAACCGTGGAGCAATCGCTGAAGGCCATCAACGAGCTGGATGAATTGCTGGAAACCGGCTTTTCCGGTCGTGAGGTAGACATAGTTGCCAACATGATCGACGAGCTGGACCGGTTGGAAAACCGGGCTGATGAAATGGAAGTTCAAATCCGTGCCGCACTGTTTGCGCTGGAATCTGAAATGCCACCGGTGGATGTGATGTTCCTCTACCGCGTGATCGACTGGGTGGGCGATGTTGCCGACCGTGCACAAAAAGTAGGCAGCCGGCTAGAGCTGCTGCTGGCGCGCTAA
- a CDS encoding GspE/PulE family protein, with amino-acid sequence MNQLAGPDRPLELRKVALALLEDGRISQGDANLLMGTPLSEKQKARNPLAIIAQRKLADPSRKDKPLDGEQLSRWLAERSNLAWVNIDPLEVNVARVTEVMSFAFAQRHKILCVKVLPDELVVATAEPHVNNWVEQLTHTARKGITKVIADPDDIDRYTVEFYSLAKSISGVGAGGTSAANNFEQLLEVGAAKDPEANDQHIVNIVDWLLQYAFEQRASDIHIEPRRNIGRVRFRIDGVLHQVYELPMNVTTAVTSRLKVLGRMNVAEKRKPQDGRIKTKSPDGNEVELRLSTLPTAFGEKMVMRIFDPDVLLRSFEQLGLVGDDLIQWQDMLANPNGIVLVTGPTGSGKTTTLYSSLKRLATDQVNVSTIEDPIEMVEDAFNQTQVQHNIGLDFAAGVRTLMRQDPDIIMVGEIRDLETAEMAIQASLTGHLVLSTLHTNDAPAAVARMVDLGVPAYLIKASVLGVMAQRLVRTLCPHCKESQPVDAAAWQQLVAPWKAAAPAKVYQPVGCLECRNTGYLGRVAIYEIMVLSDAIKALIKDDGDLMVLRKQAVKEGMRTLRLAGAQKVGAGLTTIEEVMRVAPAPDKD; translated from the coding sequence ATGAACCAGTTGGCCGGCCCAGACAGACCATTGGAATTGCGAAAAGTAGCACTGGCGCTGCTGGAAGACGGGCGCATCAGCCAGGGCGACGCCAACCTGCTCATGGGCACGCCGCTCTCTGAAAAGCAAAAAGCCCGCAACCCGCTCGCAATCATTGCCCAGCGCAAGCTGGCAGACCCTTCCCGCAAAGACAAACCGCTCGATGGCGAACAGCTGTCGCGCTGGTTGGCCGAGCGCAGCAATCTGGCCTGGGTAAACATAGATCCGCTGGAAGTGAACGTGGCCCGCGTGACCGAGGTGATGTCGTTCGCCTTTGCCCAGCGCCACAAAATCCTGTGTGTGAAAGTGCTGCCCGACGAGCTGGTAGTGGCCACCGCCGAGCCCCACGTAAACAACTGGGTTGAGCAGCTCACCCACACCGCCCGCAAGGGCATCACCAAGGTGATTGCAGACCCAGACGACATAGACCGCTACACGGTGGAGTTCTACTCGCTGGCCAAATCCATCTCCGGGGTGGGCGCCGGTGGCACCTCGGCTGCCAATAATTTCGAGCAGCTGCTGGAAGTGGGCGCCGCCAAAGACCCGGAGGCCAATGATCAACACATCGTCAATATTGTGGATTGGCTGCTGCAATACGCCTTCGAGCAGCGCGCCTCCGACATCCACATAGAACCCCGGCGCAACATTGGCCGGGTGCGCTTTCGTATCGATGGCGTCTTGCACCAGGTCTACGAGCTGCCCATGAACGTCACCACGGCCGTCACCTCGCGCTTGAAGGTGCTGGGCCGCATGAACGTGGCCGAAAAGCGCAAGCCGCAAGATGGCCGCATCAAAACCAAAAGCCCCGATGGCAACGAAGTGGAGTTGCGTTTATCCACACTGCCCACAGCCTTCGGCGAAAAAATGGTGATGCGTATTTTCGACCCAGACGTACTGCTGCGCTCGTTCGAGCAGCTGGGGCTGGTAGGCGATGACCTCATCCAGTGGCAAGACATGCTCGCCAACCCCAACGGCATCGTGCTGGTGACAGGCCCCACGGGCTCCGGTAAAACCACCACGCTCTATTCGTCGCTCAAGCGCCTGGCCACCGATCAGGTGAATGTCTCCACCATTGAAGACCCGATCGAAATGGTGGAAGACGCCTTCAACCAAACCCAGGTGCAGCACAACATAGGGCTCGATTTTGCCGCCGGCGTGCGCACCCTCATGCGCCAGGATCCAGACATCATCATGGTGGGTGAAATCCGCGATCTGGAAACCGCCGAGATGGCCATTCAAGCATCGCTCACAGGCCATTTGGTGCTCTCGACGCTACACACCAACGATGCGCCGGCAGCAGTGGCGCGCATGGTGGATTTAGGCGTGCCTGCCTACCTCATCAAGGCCTCGGTGTTGGGGGTGATGGCCCAGCGGCTGGTGCGCACCCTCTGCCCGCACTGCAAAGAATCGCAACCGGTAGATGCCGCCGCCTGGCAACAACTGGTCGCCCCTTGGAAGGCCGCGGCACCGGCCAAGGTGTATCAACCTGTGGGCTGCCTGGAGTGCCGCAATACAGGCTACCTTGGGCGGGTGGCCATCTACGAAATTATGGTGCTCTCAGATGCCATCAAAGCGTTGATTAAAGACGACGGCGATTTAATGGTGCTTAGAAAACAAGCCGTTAAAGAAGGCATGCGCACCCTGCGGCTTGCCGGCGCGCAAAAAGTGGGCGCGGGGCTTACCACCATTGAAGAAGTGATGCGTGTGGCACCGGCGCCGGATAAGGATTAG
- the glnE gene encoding bifunctional [glutamate--ammonia ligase]-adenylyl-L-tyrosine phosphorylase/[glutamate--ammonia-ligase] adenylyltransferase, with amino-acid sequence MTRLDVTAPLQLQAPKDGWGCDLDALLAGVDEVIDQVNVPHLQRLFTASNFAAEQLTKHPDWLPHIADDSLYPAGAPTRDFDALLRQTLTGEEDEDAFNRALRLFRHREQVRFIYREFNGLAPLAETTAELSALASCLLNAALAWHYPRLCEQLGAPIGRASGKPQPMVVLGMGKLGAWELNLSSDIDLIFAFPESGETNGARALDNQQFFTRLGQRLIKSLDTLTAEGFCFRVDMRLRPHGDSGALVSNFNAVEDYYQTQGRDWERFAMIKARPVAWVGEGGAVAAEKLMALLTPFTYRRYVDFSAFDSLRNMKNLISREVQRKGLQDDVKLGGGGIREVEFVGQAFQLIRGGRDMALRERRVLPLLNLLAEWELLPPRAAEDLAGAYVFLRHTEHALQALDDRQTQSLPAEPAAQQRLARVMGFADWPAFYAVLSKHRARVHEEFKAVIASPDDEDEAAEETDIQHWADFLAGLHKTGQGVDAEQAQAWLEALGFDAPAAVLSQLQDLYGLRALAMMQASGRDRFDHFMPRLMAVLAQTSASAETLQRVLKLVVAVLRRSAYLVLLIENPAALAQLVTLCAASPWIADQLSRHPALLDELLDTHSLYHPPNRAELTDELRQATLRINRDDLEAQMEALRYFKLAHGLRVAASEVAGVLPLMKVSDYLTWLAEAILDYVQQLAWELMVARHGYPVVAGNAVTEPEFIVVGYGKLGGIELGHGSDLDLVFVHNTDINGYTDGERSLDNQSFYTRMGQKIIHILNTQTISGQVYEVDMRLRPSGNSGLLVTSLTAFEKYQRNEAWTWEHQALVRARVVCGEAALARRFEQLRLELLCQPRDLAKLAADVVAMREKMRASLGCTKAGLFHLKQDAGGIVDIEFMVQYAALAWAHQVPALVRYSDNIRILGCLEEADLMAADDVASLIRAYKAYRSTGHALALQRQAVTLEDSQFRTERAAVTDLWQRLFGPVTETKPPGS; translated from the coding sequence ATGACCAGGTTGGATGTGACAGCGCCACTGCAATTGCAGGCACCAAAAGACGGCTGGGGGTGCGACCTCGATGCCCTGTTGGCAGGGGTAGATGAGGTAATAGATCAGGTTAACGTACCTCACCTCCAACGCCTTTTCACCGCCAGCAACTTTGCCGCCGAGCAACTAACCAAGCACCCCGATTGGCTGCCCCACATAGCAGACGACAGCCTCTATCCAGCAGGCGCACCCACGCGCGATTTTGATGCATTGCTCAGGCAAACCCTCACCGGTGAAGAAGACGAAGACGCCTTCAACCGAGCGTTGCGATTGTTTCGCCACCGCGAGCAGGTGCGCTTTATTTATCGGGAGTTCAACGGCCTTGCACCACTGGCAGAAACCACCGCCGAGCTTTCGGCGCTGGCCAGTTGTTTGCTAAACGCCGCGCTGGCCTGGCATTACCCGCGCCTGTGTGAACAGTTGGGTGCGCCCATCGGGCGCGCCTCGGGCAAGCCGCAACCCATGGTGGTGCTGGGTATGGGCAAGCTGGGTGCCTGGGAGCTTAATTTATCGTCGGATATCGATCTGATTTTTGCCTTCCCAGAGTCCGGTGAAACCAACGGCGCGCGTGCGCTCGACAACCAACAATTTTTTACCCGCCTGGGCCAGCGGCTGATCAAAAGCCTGGATACCCTCACAGCCGAAGGCTTTTGTTTTCGTGTAGACATGCGCCTGCGCCCGCACGGCGACTCCGGAGCATTGGTGTCTAACTTCAACGCCGTGGAAGACTACTACCAAACCCAGGGCCGCGACTGGGAGCGCTTCGCCATGATCAAGGCGCGGCCCGTGGCGTGGGTGGGCGAGGGCGGTGCTGTTGCCGCCGAAAAACTCATGGCCCTGCTCACGCCATTCACCTACCGCCGCTATGTGGATTTTTCCGCCTTCGATTCACTGCGCAACATGAAAAACCTGATCAGCCGCGAAGTGCAGCGCAAGGGTTTGCAAGACGACGTCAAGCTTGGTGGTGGCGGCATTCGCGAAGTGGAATTTGTGGGCCAGGCGTTCCAGCTGATTCGCGGTGGGCGCGATATGGCCCTGCGCGAGCGCCGGGTATTGCCCCTGTTAAACCTCCTGGCCGAGTGGGAGTTACTGCCGCCCAGAGCTGCCGAAGATTTGGCCGGTGCCTATGTTTTTTTGCGCCACACAGAGCACGCCTTACAAGCGCTGGACGATCGCCAAACCCAATCGCTACCGGCCGAACCCGCCGCCCAGCAACGCCTGGCCCGGGTCATGGGTTTTGCTGATTGGCCCGCCTTTTATGCGGTGCTCAGCAAGCATCGCGCGCGCGTGCACGAAGAGTTCAAGGCCGTTATCGCAAGCCCGGATGACGAAGACGAAGCCGCCGAAGAAACCGACATCCAGCACTGGGCAGACTTTTTGGCGGGCTTGCACAAAACCGGCCAGGGTGTAGATGCCGAACAGGCACAGGCCTGGCTTGAGGCATTGGGCTTTGATGCGCCGGCGGCGGTGTTAAGCCAGCTGCAAGATTTGTATGGGTTGCGTGCATTGGCCATGATGCAGGCCAGCGGCCGCGACCGGTTTGATCACTTCATGCCGCGCTTGATGGCGGTGCTGGCGCAAACCTCGGCCAGTGCCGAAACCCTGCAGCGGGTGCTCAAACTCGTTGTGGCAGTGCTGCGGCGCTCGGCCTACCTAGTGCTGTTAATTGAAAACCCCGCCGCACTGGCGCAACTGGTTACCCTGTGCGCCGCCAGCCCCTGGATTGCCGATCAGCTCTCGCGCCACCCGGCACTGCTCGATGAACTGCTGGATACCCACAGCCTCTATCACCCGCCCAACCGCGCTGAACTTACCGACGAGTTGCGCCAGGCCACGCTGCGCATCAACCGCGATGACCTAGAGGCCCAGATGGAAGCCCTGCGTTACTTCAAGTTGGCCCACGGCCTGCGGGTTGCCGCCTCAGAGGTTGCAGGTGTACTGCCTTTGATGAAAGTGAGCGATTACTTAACCTGGCTTGCCGAGGCCATACTCGACTATGTGCAGCAGCTGGCCTGGGAGCTGATGGTGGCGCGCCACGGCTACCCGGTGGTGGCGGGCAACGCGGTTACCGAGCCCGAATTCATTGTGGTGGGCTACGGCAAGCTGGGCGGCATTGAGCTGGGGCACGGGTCAGATCTGGATTTGGTGTTTGTGCACAACACCGACATCAACGGCTACACAGACGGCGAGCGCTCGCTCGACAACCAAAGCTTCTACACCCGCATGGGCCAGAAAATCATCCACATCCTCAATACCCAAACCATTTCAGGCCAGGTGTATGAAGTGGATATGCGCCTGCGTCCTTCAGGCAATTCAGGCTTGCTGGTGACATCGCTCACAGCCTTTGAAAAATACCAGCGCAACGAAGCCTGGACATGGGAACACCAGGCCTTGGTGCGCGCGCGGGTGGTGTGCGGTGAGGCCGCCCTTGCCCGGCGCTTTGAACAGTTGCGCCTTGAACTTTTGTGCCAGCCCCGCGATCTCGCCAAATTGGCGGCTGATGTAGTGGCCATGCGCGAGAAGATGCGCGCAAGCCTGGGCTGCACCAAGGCCGGCCTGTTCCACCTCAAGCAGGATGCCGGTGGTATCGTAGATATTGAATTTATGGTTCAATACGCCGCTTTAGCTTGGGCCCACCAAGTGCCGGCGCTGGTGCGATACTCGGACAACATTCGCATACTCGGCTGTCTGGAAGAAGCAGATCTCATGGCGGCAGACGATGTTGCCAGCCTGATCCGAGCCTACAAAGCCTACCGATCAACGGGTCACGCACTGGCGTTACAACGCCAGGCAGTAACCCTTGAAGACAGCCAATTTCGCACAGAGCGCGCTGCCGTAACAGACCTATGGCAACGGTTGTTTGGGCCCGTAACCGAGACCAAGCCCCCGGGCAGTTAA
- a CDS encoding branched-chain amino acid transaminase — protein MNFADRDGVIWLDGELIPWRDAKVHVLTHTLHYGMGVFEGVRAYNTESHGTAIFRLQEHTDRWCRSAHIMRMDMPFDKATLNEAQKLVVRENNLEEAYLRPMAFLGSEGMGLRADKLQTHVMVAAWEWPSYMSPEAREQGIKIRTSSYTRHHVNISMCKAKANGNYINSMLALREAIECGCEEALLLDNEGYVAEGSGENFFMVRDGVIYTPELTSCLDGITRNTIFQLAAEAGYTIKEKRITRDEVYVADEAFFTGTAAEVLPIREHDGRVIGEGRRGPITTVLQAAYFDAVRGVGNKHPQWLAPVSA, from the coding sequence ATGAATTTTGCCGATCGCGACGGCGTCATCTGGTTGGATGGCGAACTAATCCCCTGGCGTGACGCCAAGGTACACGTACTCACCCACACGTTGCACTACGGCATGGGTGTGTTCGAAGGCGTGCGGGCCTACAACACCGAAAGCCATGGCACGGCCATCTTCCGCCTGCAAGAGCACACAGATCGCTGGTGCCGCTCGGCCCACATCATGCGCATGGACATGCCCTTTGATAAGGCCACGCTCAACGAAGCCCAAAAACTTGTGGTGCGCGAAAATAATCTCGAAGAAGCCTACCTGCGCCCCATGGCATTCTTGGGCAGTGAAGGCATGGGCCTGCGCGCTGATAAATTGCAAACCCACGTGATGGTAGCCGCCTGGGAGTGGCCCTCGTACATGTCGCCCGAGGCGCGCGAGCAAGGCATAAAAATCCGCACCTCCAGCTACACCCGCCACCATGTGAACATCTCCATGTGCAAGGCCAAGGCCAACGGCAATTACATCAACTCCATGCTGGCACTGCGTGAGGCCATCGAGTGCGGTTGTGAAGAGGCGCTGCTGCTGGATAACGAAGGCTACGTGGCCGAAGGCAGCGGTGAAAACTTTTTCATGGTGCGCGATGGTGTGATTTACACCCCCGAGCTCACCTCCTGCCTGGACGGCATCACCCGCAACACCATTTTCCAGTTGGCGGCCGAAGCCGGTTACACCATCAAGGAAAAACGCATCACCCGCGATGAAGTGTACGTGGCCGACGAAGCCTTCTTTACCGGCACCGCCGCCGAAGTGTTGCCTATTCGCGAGCACGATGGCCGCGTAATCGGCGAAGGCCGCCGCGGGCCGATTACCACAGTATTGCAGGCGGCCTACTTTGACGCCGTGCGCGGGGTAGGCAACAAGCACCCGCAGTGGCTGGCGCCGGTAAGCGCCTGA